GCCGCGGCCAGGCCGAGCGCCACGGCGGTCGCCGGAAGAAAGGCGGCGCCGAAGGCGAGGAGCTCTCCGGCGCCGGGCAGATCCTCCGCGCCGCTCGCCTCGGCGCCGAGCCACAGCAGCGCGGCGGCCGACATCACGAGCACTGCCGCGCCGGCCGCCGAGAGCGCCAGCTGCCCGCCCAGCCATCGCGCGCGCGAGACGTGCGTCGCGAGCACCGCCTCCGTGCGCCCGCTCGCCTCCTCGGCGCGCAAGCGCCCGATCGAGGCGATGCCCCACGCGGTCGCGCCGAGCGCCGCCAGCAGCACGAGCAGCGCGAAGAAGCCGTTCACGAGATCCGATCCGAGCACGGCGGCGTAGAGCGGGTTCCGCTGCAGCATGTCGTGAAGGTCGCCGAGCGATCCCATCACCGTGCCCGAACCCAGCCAGACCAGGCCCAGCCCGAGCGCGGTCCACATCAGCCCGATGCGCTGGGCGCGCCATGCCAGGCCCAGCGGCGAGGCGAGCAGGATCGAGGCGTGCGCGTGGCCGGGCCGGCTCGGCACGATGCCGGCGCCGAAGTCGCGACGCGTCGCGAGCCCGAACGCCGCGAGCAGCGCGACCGCAGCGGCGGCGACGAGCAGTCCGAGCGGCCACAACCGCAGGTCGACGAAGGCGCGCGTCTGCTGCACCCACGCGATGGGCGACAGCCACGACAGCCACGAGGTCTCGTCGGAGCCGGTCGCCGGGCTCTGCTGCGCGTCGCCGATCGCCCGCAGCGCGAACGCCGCGCCGAATACCGCGAGCGCCAGGCCCGTGGCGGTGCGCGCGTGCTCCACGAGCTGCGCGGCGGCGAGGGCGACCCCCGCGAACACCAGCCCCACCAGGCCCAGGCCGCCCGTCAGGGCGAGCGTGTCGGGCAGCGCCACGCCGCCGACGCCCACGATCACCGCCGTCGACCCGGCCGCGATCGCCGCCTGCACGAGGACCACGAGGAGGAGGGCCGCGGCGGCAGGGGCGTGGCGCCCCACCGGCGCCGCGCGCAGCAGCTCGGCACGGCCCGATTCCTCCTCGGCCCGCGTGTGACGGACGACCTCGAGGATCGACAGCACCGCGAGGGCGGCGGCCACCCACAGCGTCGTCTCCGCGACCAGCGCCACGCCGAGCGTGTAGTCGTCGAGGCCGTAGCCGGGCCCGGTCATCATGATCATCGCCGGGCTGCGCAGGATGAGCGCGCGATCGGCGAGGGTGCCCTCGTCGGCCAGCACCGCGAGCTCGCTCACGAACGCGACCCAGACGATCAGCATGACCGCGAGCCACACGGCCAGCCGGATCCGGTCGCGGCGCAGCGCGAGCCGCAGCAGGCGACCCGTCCCGGCGAAGGCGGTCACCGGGCGCCGCCCTCGCGATCGTAGAACCGCAGGAACAGCTCCTCGAGACTCGGCTCGCTGCCGTCGGCGTAGAGGGCCGAGCCGATGCGCAGCTGCTCGAGCGGGCCGTGCTCGACCGTGCGGCCGTCGCGGATGATCGTGACGGTGTCGCACAGCCGCTCCACCTCCGAGAGGATGTGCGAGCTCAGCAGCACGGCGGCTCCGCGGTCCCGCGCGGCGCGGATCTCGTCCTGGAACACCGCCTCCATGAGCGGATCCAGCCCGCTGGTCGGCTCGTCGAGCACGAGCAGCTCGGCGTCCGAGGCGAAGGCCGCGATGAGCGCCACCTTCTGCCGGTTGCCCTTCGAGTACGTGCGCGCCTTCTTGCGGGGATCGAGCTGGAAGCGTTCCAGCAGCTCCTCGCGCCGCACCCGATACCGGGCCGTCCGGGTCTCGGCGCGACCGTCGCGGAATCGCGCCAGCAGGTCGATCGCCTCGCCGCCCGACAGATTGGGCCACAGCGACACGTCGCCCGGCACGTACGCCAGGCGGCGGTGCAGCGCCACCGCATCGCGCCACGGGTCGCCGCCGAACAGCCTCGCCTCGCCGCCGGAGGCGCGCAGCAGGCCCAGCAGCACGCGGATCGTCGTGGACTTGCCCGATCCGTTCGGCCCGAGGAAGCCGGCCACCTCTCCCGCGCGGACCGTGAGATCCAGCCCGTCGAGCGCGCGCACGCGGCCGAAGCGCTTCACCAGTCCCGACACCTCGATGGGTTCCATGCCCTCATCCTGGCCCCGCGGGACCCGGGGGAGGAAGGCCGGGATCAGCGCGGCAGGTGCACGAGCTCGCCGTCCGACTCGATGAGCCCGTCGGACAGCAGCGAGAGGATCGCCCGGTCGCGCTGGGCGGCGTCGTGCCACCCGGCCAGGAGCGCCGCCTGCGGCACGGGCCCGGTCGCGTCCCGCAGCGCGCGCAGCACCGCGCCCCGGGCCTGCCGGTCGCTGCCCTCGTAGCGCGCCTGCTTGCGGCGCAGGTCGGGCGTCGACGGGGCGCCGGCCGCGCGCCACGCGCACAGGTCGCGGATCGGGCAGGCGTCGCAGCGCGGCGATCGCGCGACGCACACCACCTGGCCGAGCTCCATGGTCGCGGCGTTCATGAGCGCCGCCTCCTCGGCGGCCTCGGGCAGCAGGGCCGCCATGGCGTCGAGGTCGCGACGATGCGGCGGGCCGGGGTGCTCCGTGCCGTCGACCGCACGGGCGAGCACGCGGCGGGTGTTCGTGTCCACCACGGGGTGGCGATCGCCGTAGGCGAAGGCCGCCACGGCCCGGGCGGTGTAGTCGCCGATGCCGGTGAGGGCCAGGAGCGCGTCGACGTCGCGCGGCACGACGCCGTCGTGGCGGTCGCGGATCTCCACGGCCGCGCGGTGCAGCCACAGCGCGCGCCGCGGGTAGCCGAGGTTCGCCCAGGCCTTCACGGCCTCGGCGGGCGCCTCGCCGGCCAGCGCCGACGGCGTCGGCCACCGCGCCAGCCACGCCTCCAGCAGCGGGACGACCCGCGCCACCTGCGTCTGCTGCAGCATGAACTCGCTCACGAGAACGCCCCACGCGCCGAAGCCGGGCTCGCGCCACGGCAGCCGGCGGGCGTGGCGCCGGTACCACGGCACCAGGCGCTCGGCGAGGGCGGGTGACGGCATCCCTCCAGCCTACGATCCGGTCCGTGCGCGGCCCGTGACCGCGCTGCGACACGATCGCGATTCAACCGTGATGCGGACGCGTCCCGACCGTGACATTCGGTCGGTAGCGTCGAACGCATGATCCGGAAGAGCGCAGGTTTCCCGCTGATTCTGGGCGCGATCGTCGTCGCGTCCCTCGCGGGCTGCTCGACGACCTCTGGTGGGTCGACTCCGGCACCGGAGTCGCCGATGTCGTCGGCGCCCGTCGATTCCTCCAGCCCCACGCCCACCGACCCTCCCGTCAGCGCCGAGGACCAGGACCCGGCCGATCCCACCACCTGGGTGATCGACGGCGGCGCGGTCGGGGAGATCTCACTCGGCGACGACTACCTGGCCACGGCCGAGGACCTCGGCGACGGCTGGGACGAGACGTGCGAGGGGCTCACGGCGTGGGGCAACCCCGAGCTGAACGTCTTCTTCGTCGCCGGCTCCGACGGCACCATCGAGACGATCACCGTCGAGGGCCTCATCGGCGACCCGTCCGCCGGCCCGCGGACCCCCGACGGCATCGGGCTGGGCTCGACGCGCGACGAGGTTCGCACGGCGT
This genomic interval from Microbacterium sediminis contains the following:
- a CDS encoding ABC transporter permease translates to MTAFAGTGRLLRLALRRDRIRLAVWLAVMLIVWVAFVSELAVLADEGTLADRALILRSPAMIMMTGPGYGLDDYTLGVALVAETTLWVAAALAVLSILEVVRHTRAEEESGRAELLRAAPVGRHAPAAAALLLVVLVQAAIAAGSTAVIVGVGGVALPDTLALTGGLGLVGLVFAGVALAAAQLVEHARTATGLALAVFGAAFALRAIGDAQQSPATGSDETSWLSWLSPIAWVQQTRAFVDLRLWPLGLLVAAAAVALLAAFGLATRRDFGAGIVPSRPGHAHASILLASPLGLAWRAQRIGLMWTALGLGLVWLGSGTVMGSLGDLHDMLQRNPLYAAVLGSDLVNGFFALLVLLAALGATAWGIASIGRLRAEEASGRTEAVLATHVSRARWLGGQLALSAAGAAVLVMSAAALLWLGAEASGAEDLPGAGELLAFGAAFLPATAVALGLAAAAHAWLPRLAWLAWLPVLWGVVVGMFADLFDLPDAVRALSPFWWTPDPLTGTGAADDQVAAAPALWGLSAVAAALAALAFWGFRRRDVPA
- a CDS encoding A/G-specific adenine glycosylase; this translates as MPSPALAERLVPWYRRHARRLPWREPGFGAWGVLVSEFMLQQTQVARVVPLLEAWLARWPTPSALAGEAPAEAVKAWANLGYPRRALWLHRAAVEIRDRHDGVVPRDVDALLALTGIGDYTARAVAAFAYGDRHPVVDTNTRRVLARAVDGTEHPGPPHRRDLDAMAALLPEAAEEAALMNAATMELGQVVCVARSPRCDACPIRDLCAWRAAGAPSTPDLRRKQARYEGSDRQARGAVLRALRDATGPVPQAALLAGWHDAAQRDRAILSLLSDGLIESDGELVHLPR